The Clostridia bacterium DNA segment TAAGTATATATCTTGGCGTTAGCTTCCCAGCCTTAAATGGATACCAAGTACCCATCGCCATCGTGGCAGTACTCTTCTGCGGATGGTTAAACGTAATTAAAGTTGATTCCATGGGCAAGATTACTACTGGACTCACAGTAGGTTTAGCAGCTACCATGCTGATATTCATCTTCAGTGCCTTTGGCAGTGGTTCATGGGACTCAAGCATGATGACCCCCTTCTTCACGCAAGGCGTGGAAGGCACCTTCGGTTTCATGGGCGCAATTCCAGTCGCTATGGTTGCCTTCGGCTCCATCGTTGCCATATCCTTCATGGTTGGAGAAATCAAAGACCCCAACAAAACAGTTCCGAAAGCAGTTTCTATCGCTATGTTTGTAGTGGTAGTCCTATACGTACTCATTCTTGTAGCAACTTTGGGACTAGTAGATTCTGGATTTTTGCAAGCCAATCCAGGTATGGCCTTTATTCCCTTGTATGCAGCGGCCTTTACAAAATTGTCGCACATTGCATGGCTAGTACCCTTGATTTCTGTTTCTGCAGTTCTGGCACTGCTCACCACCATTTTGGTTGTGATGGGTCTTTCAGCACAAGCTTTGAAAGCATCTGCAGAAAGTGGCATCCTGCCGAAATGGTTTGCTAAGACGAGCGAAAAGTCCAATATGCCAGTTAATGCCCAGATCATTGTAACCCTGGTAGTAGGTATTGTTTCCTCCTTCCCCGACTTCACAAACCTGATTGTGAATCTAGGTGCCTTGTGTAATGCAGTTGTCGTTGCCATTGTTTGCTTGACTGTTATTGCAGCACGTAAGAAGAATCCAAGACGGGAAGGAACCTTCCGAGCACCAGGTGGCGATGCACTTCCGATTATCACTTTCATCGTAATAATTGCAGCCTACATTCCTGGAATCATTTCCGGTGGTGGACAGTTGTGGGCCTGGACCGCAGGCTACTATCTAATCGGTCTGGCCATCTATTTCATCGGCACCAAAAATGATGTGGATGAAGTTAGAAAAATCGGTTAAAGACCTTTTCAGAGATATGTACCCGAGTCTACCCCAGAAGGTAGACTCGGAGAACATCCTACCCTCACGTGAAAAGGAGTGAAATATCGATATGAAGTGTATTGATCAAAATGATTTCAGCCTAAAGAACACTTGTGTAGCTTTTGGCGACTTCGATGGACTCCATCTGGGGCACAAAGCGGTACTAGATAAAATGGCTGAGATATCGGGTCAGGACATGACTTCCGTCATGGTGACCTTTGACTATGATGAAGAATTGCTAAAAGACAAAAAGATCCTATGTACCCAATTGGAAAAACAGAAACTACTACAAGAAAATGGTCCTGATGTGTTATTTTCATACAAGATCAACAGCAAGAATAGGGACCTACAGATTGACGCTTTTATCCAAGACGTTTTAGTAAAAC contains these protein-coding regions:
- a CDS encoding APC family permease → MKDTQQGKLGLVGSTSILIGGMIGSAIFSLSGVTILNAGPAAILSWIIAAIILYAYGLQTTELSTIYPHSGGIFVFPAKSLGKTEKQGKLWGWVSAWAYLFGCVAGAAFSAIYVSIYLGVSFPALNGYQVPIAIVAVLFCGWLNVIKVDSMGKITTGLTVGLAATMLIFIFSAFGSGSWDSSMMTPFFTQGVEGTFGFMGAIPVAMVAFGSIVAISFMVGEIKDPNKTVPKAVSIAMFVVVVLYVLILVATLGLVDSGFLQANPGMAFIPLYAAAFTKLSHIAWLVPLISVSAVLALLTTILVVMGLSAQALKASAESGILPKWFAKTSEKSNMPVNAQIIVTLVVGIVSSFPDFTNLIVNLGALCNAVVVAIVCLTVIAARKKNPRREGTFRAPGGDALPIITFIVIIAAYIPGIISGGGQLWAWTAGYYLIGLAIYFIGTKNDVDEVRKIG